In Dehalogenimonas etheniformans, one genomic interval encodes:
- a CDS encoding ABC-F family ATP-binding cassette domain-containing protein — MLTLNNISKSFGARNLFSGVTFHIGARDRTALLGPNGTGKTTLFSLIADENPPDGGTITRPKDITIGYLKQEIDNQSAKPLLEEVAASAIHTAKLEHRIRVLQEEIAENSDEEELEPLLKELGELQHRFETSGGYDVEHEARMILTGLGFKESDFFRPMSAFSGGWIMRAELGKILLQNPDLLLLDEPTNHLDLETQLWFENYLANYQGAALLTSHDRAFLNRVVRRVVSLENERAKVYAGNHDAFVLARQREIEGLEAAAGRQAVKIEKETRFIERFRYKNTKAKQVQSRIKALDKLQRVEVPRLVKKIKFSFPDPPHSGEEVITLKHLGKAYGDNVVYKDLNLSLRRGDRVALIGPNGAGKSTLLKILAGVLSFEKGERHLGYNVVSAYYAQHQLDLLDSNNTVIQELNLVAPLETEQRLRSILGGFLFTGDDVQKKVGVLSGGEKARLAIAKMLTQPANLLLMDEPTNHLDIASREVLADALESYKGTLCFITHDRTLISQTANKIIDIRNGQVSVYPGTYYEYLYHMESASSISTTGSPQSEKHVISTEPAVDPRRRRAAAGEIRNEFNRKLTPLKNRITQIEEELEQDESELAGIELEFAKPEAYGDSQAVVARIERHKTLKANMQERTSEWENLIREEEELHTSLNNALAALD, encoded by the coding sequence ATGCTCACCCTAAATAACATTTCAAAGTCTTTCGGCGCCCGGAACCTTTTCAGCGGCGTGACATTCCATATAGGCGCACGCGACAGGACGGCTCTTTTAGGACCCAACGGGACTGGAAAGACTACCCTGTTTTCCTTGATCGCGGATGAAAACCCACCTGATGGAGGAACGATCACCCGACCCAAAGACATCACCATCGGGTACCTGAAGCAGGAAATCGACAATCAATCAGCAAAACCGCTGCTCGAAGAGGTGGCGGCCTCAGCGATACACACGGCGAAACTCGAACATCGAATAAGGGTATTACAGGAAGAGATAGCCGAAAACTCAGATGAAGAGGAACTGGAACCCCTGCTGAAAGAACTTGGCGAATTACAGCACCGCTTTGAAACAAGCGGCGGCTACGACGTAGAGCACGAGGCGAGGATGATCCTGACAGGATTGGGGTTTAAGGAGAGCGATTTCTTCAGACCGATGTCCGCGTTTTCCGGAGGCTGGATAATGAGGGCGGAACTAGGCAAAATCCTGCTCCAGAATCCGGACCTGCTGCTCCTGGACGAACCTACAAACCATCTTGACCTTGAAACACAGTTGTGGTTCGAGAACTATCTCGCCAACTACCAGGGCGCGGCCCTGTTGACCTCCCACGACCGTGCCTTTCTGAACCGGGTGGTTCGACGGGTAGTTTCGCTCGAAAACGAAAGAGCAAAGGTCTATGCGGGAAACCACGACGCTTTTGTCCTGGCACGGCAAAGAGAAATCGAAGGATTGGAAGCGGCAGCCGGCCGCCAGGCGGTCAAGATCGAAAAAGAGACCAGATTCATCGAACGTTTTCGATACAAGAACACCAAAGCAAAGCAAGTGCAGTCTCGAATCAAAGCATTGGATAAACTCCAGCGGGTCGAAGTGCCCAGACTGGTAAAAAAGATAAAATTCAGCTTCCCCGATCCACCACACTCAGGTGAAGAGGTAATTACCCTAAAGCATTTGGGCAAAGCCTATGGAGACAATGTCGTCTATAAGGATCTGAACCTTTCTCTCCGGCGCGGCGACAGGGTCGCTTTGATCGGTCCAAACGGCGCCGGTAAAAGCACCCTGCTAAAAATCCTGGCGGGCGTTCTGTCATTTGAAAAAGGCGAACGGCATCTTGGGTACAACGTCGTTTCAGCCTACTATGCCCAGCACCAGCTCGATCTGCTGGACAGCAACAATACCGTTATTCAAGAATTGAACTTGGTAGCACCCTTGGAAACGGAACAGCGGCTGAGGTCGATCCTCGGGGGTTTTTTATTCACCGGAGACGACGTCCAGAAAAAGGTCGGAGTGCTTTCCGGCGGTGAAAAAGCTCGGTTGGCTATTGCCAAGATGCTGACCCAACCGGCTAACCTTTTACTGATGGACGAACCGACGAATCACCTGGATATCGCATCACGGGAAGTCCTGGCCGACGCCCTCGAAAGCTACAAGGGCACTCTGTGTTTCATTACCCATGACCGCACTCTGATCAGCCAAACGGCCAATAAAATTATCGACATCAGAAACGGACAGGTCTCGGTCTATCCGGGCACTTACTACGAATATCTATATCACATGGAATCGGCCTCATCCATTTCAACGACAGGTTCACCGCAATCTGAAAAACACGTAATTTCTACAGAGCCAGCAGTCGATCCGCGGCGCCGGAGAGCGGCAGCCGGAGAAATCAGGAACGAATTCAACCGAAAACTCACTCCACTCAAAAACCGGATTACCCAGATCGAAGAAGAACTAGAACAGGACGAATCCGAACTAGCGGGAATTGAACTAGAGTTTGCTAAACCCGAGGCTTATGGAGACTCCCAGGCAGTTGTTGCCAGAATCGAACGGCACAAGACGCTTAAAGCGAACATGCAAGAACGAACCAGCGAGTGGGAAAACTTGATACGCGAAGAGGAAGAACTGCACACCAGTCTCAATAACGCGCTGGCCGCCCTAGATTAG
- a CDS encoding PAC2 family protein: protein MKIGLFDTIDPVPELKNPHVIVTIPPWLNAGESARLAVEYLEKLTDAQPLAKLSSPGEFFDFTRYRPTVSLVDGGSRLDIPNATARFGKTDSNDFILLRAPEPHTRSESYIESILEFFKHFKVKRYCLLGSMYEMLPHTRPPFVTGSASSQWLQNSIEVAGVVPSNYEGPTSIMSLVAQEAKKLGIETLSLVVHLPIYLPLPVDHRGEVPLLEICESLYGIPVPVVDVEKAKEENDQVNSMAEAFLKEHPQLRFMLTQLENNYDARIKNREQVRLSPEIEKFLQDMSRGFEAS from the coding sequence ATGAAAATTGGATTGTTCGATACGATCGATCCGGTCCCTGAACTGAAGAACCCGCATGTTATTGTGACCATCCCGCCATGGCTAAATGCCGGCGAATCCGCCAGGTTAGCCGTCGAGTACCTCGAAAAACTAACCGACGCTCAGCCCCTGGCCAAGCTATCGTCTCCAGGGGAATTTTTCGATTTTACCCGCTACCGTCCGACGGTCTCATTGGTTGACGGCGGATCTCGTCTGGATATCCCAAATGCCACCGCCCGTTTCGGGAAAACTGACTCAAACGACTTTATCTTGCTCCGGGCGCCCGAACCGCATACCAGATCGGAATCGTACATCGAATCCATCCTGGAATTCTTCAAGCATTTCAAAGTGAAACGCTATTGCCTTTTAGGCTCAATGTACGAGATGCTGCCCCATACCCGGCCACCATTCGTTACCGGTTCAGCCAGCAGCCAGTGGCTGCAAAACAGCATCGAGGTCGCGGGGGTCGTCCCGAGCAACTATGAAGGTCCCACCTCGATAATGAGCCTTGTGGCTCAAGAGGCCAAGAAGCTGGGGATAGAAACCTTAAGCCTGGTCGTCCATCTGCCCATTTACCTCCCACTCCCTGTCGACCACCGTGGCGAGGTACCGCTGCTTGAAATCTGTGAATCTCTATATGGTATCCCTGTTCCCGTAGTCGACGTTGAAAAAGCCAAAGAGGAAAATGACCAGGTTAATTCGATGGCTGAGGCTTTCCTTAAAGAGCACCCGCAGCTTAGATTTATGCTTACCCAACTGGAAAACAATTACGATGCGCGGATTAAAAACCGGGAACAGGTCCGTTTATCACCGGAGATAGAAAAGTTTCTTCAGGATATGAGCCGCGGTTTCGAAGCCAGTTAA
- a CDS encoding M20 family metallopeptidase, with protein MDYVKMLAELVAIDTTVPPGNNYRKALEYLVPHFEDTGFNTELVDIPPEFCEGRPGRLALIGHRRLPGKPRLIFYGHVDVVPAQGWPAFEPRVEEGKMFGRGSADMKGGIIGLLIGFEKIKNSQFKYDVSVMITTDEELSQSGQIRFLRRYLEPVKDSIVWSLDSNTGGVAVAGLGALQMEIKIAGKSVHSGLSHLGVNAIEQAVRVMNSLLELKSKVTSKKSAVPAHPDTGLKFMEPRLNINMVHGGLKANIVPDECTITIDRRLIPEESLEEADKEIRDLLNQFKDIRWEISYGLRVPTVPPASGPAVERLEKLIKEVMGTTGQFGEMGSGDMGIIVHDEWKGQDFGLGVIRTECNIHGKDEFVYLKDVEDLGEIVARYLSE; from the coding sequence ATGGATTATGTAAAGATGCTGGCTGAACTAGTAGCTATCGATACAACAGTGCCGCCGGGTAATAACTACCGCAAAGCACTTGAATACCTTGTCCCGCATTTCGAAGACACCGGATTCAACACCGAATTGGTTGATATTCCACCCGAATTCTGCGAGGGCCGCCCCGGCAGATTAGCATTGATCGGGCACCGGAGACTGCCGGGCAAACCCCGCTTGATTTTTTACGGTCATGTCGACGTCGTACCCGCGCAAGGATGGCCCGCTTTCGAACCGCGTGTCGAAGAGGGAAAAATGTTCGGACGCGGCAGCGCCGATATGAAGGGCGGCATCATCGGTTTGCTGATCGGCTTCGAGAAGATCAAAAACTCTCAATTCAAATACGATGTCTCCGTGATGATAACAACCGATGAAGAACTCAGTCAGTCGGGGCAGATCCGCTTTCTCAGGCGGTACCTTGAACCAGTGAAGGATTCCATCGTCTGGTCTCTTGATTCCAACACCGGGGGAGTCGCCGTCGCGGGGCTTGGCGCGCTGCAAATGGAAATAAAGATCGCGGGGAAATCGGTCCACTCCGGGCTTTCCCACCTCGGGGTTAACGCGATAGAACAAGCCGTGAGAGTTATGAACTCTTTGCTGGAGCTTAAATCCAAAGTAACTTCTAAGAAATCGGCCGTACCGGCACACCCGGACACCGGGCTTAAGTTCATGGAGCCGCGGTTGAACATCAATATGGTACATGGCGGGCTCAAAGCCAACATCGTGCCCGATGAATGCACGATAACTATTGACCGCCGCCTGATTCCTGAAGAAAGCCTCGAGGAGGCGGACAAGGAAATCCGAGACCTACTTAACCAGTTCAAGGACATCCGCTGGGAAATTTCTTATGGTCTGCGGGTGCCCACCGTCCCGCCTGCCAGCGGTCCGGCAGTAGAGCGGCTCGAAAAGCTGATCAAGGAAGTCATGGGAACGACAGGGCAATTCGGCGAAATGGGTTCCGGCGATATGGGCATCATCGTCCACGATGAGTGGAAAGGTCAAGATTTCGGTCTCGGCGTGATCCGTACCGAGTGTAACATCCATGGAAAGGACGAATTCGTGTATTTGAAGGATGTAGAAGACCTGGGAGAAATAGTAGCCCGATATCTTAGCGAATAA
- a CDS encoding reductive dehalogenase, whose translation MSIFHSTLSRRDFMKYVGLTAVGTGGAAAITPVFHDIDEAIVSNSNGWKRPWYVKERELGNPTIEIDWSQTTRYDARETAHVTHAMAQYYGADQIKNVLATSGVGIMQGKCRKDAVTQGQKGFNLRDNALRLGAAVWATGSWTGPTVTGPDFYGLPRWNDSPENNLRMLRAAMNFYGAAAIAVSEFSENEKKLLCSWDRGGATFNATYIDQWPPPITVSRKIEIENVDQGYVTPEKFVVPNNPKMFVVGFTIPMSRDAWRCNPSAVLDAANISRYRLRGDVENSAQAFIKALGFQCLGLGPYPLLAAQASAVLGGTAELARNHCVAISPERGPIDGYYEFMTDLPLEPTHPIDAGLNRFCHSCHKCADFCPPQVITYDKEPSWDPPQKAFEHEQGIPPRTSAPNKCAGRGKKVFWSDSPACNYYNAYSGLPAQCGMCMSTCTFNVNTGAMVHQVVKGIVGTTDIFNGLFYQGAKTFGYGASTNKVDSWWAQDYPAYGYDTVAGSHNGGY comes from the coding sequence ATGTCCATATTCCATTCAACATTAAGCCGTCGGGATTTCATGAAGTATGTAGGACTTACTGCAGTTGGAACAGGAGGTGCAGCTGCGATAACCCCGGTTTTCCATGATATTGATGAAGCAATCGTTTCGAACTCAAATGGTTGGAAAAGACCTTGGTATGTTAAAGAGCGCGAATTGGGGAACCCCACAATAGAGATTGATTGGTCACAAACCACCAGGTACGACGCTCGAGAGACAGCCCATGTTACCCATGCTATGGCTCAGTATTACGGGGCTGACCAAATCAAAAATGTATTAGCTACTAGCGGCGTGGGGATTATGCAAGGTAAATGCCGAAAAGACGCGGTAACTCAGGGCCAAAAGGGATTCAATCTCCGGGACAACGCCCTTCGCCTCGGTGCAGCTGTCTGGGCTACAGGCAGTTGGACGGGTCCTACGGTAACCGGGCCGGATTTTTATGGCTTGCCACGGTGGAATGATTCCCCGGAAAACAATTTGAGAATGCTTAGAGCGGCGATGAATTTCTATGGTGCTGCGGCAATCGCCGTTAGCGAGTTTTCCGAAAATGAAAAGAAGTTGTTATGTTCATGGGATAGGGGTGGTGCGACATTTAATGCAACATATATCGATCAATGGCCTCCGCCAATCACAGTGTCTCGCAAAATCGAAATTGAGAATGTTGACCAAGGTTATGTGACTCCCGAGAAGTTCGTTGTTCCAAATAACCCCAAAATGTTTGTCGTAGGTTTCACGATCCCAATGTCGCGCGATGCTTGGCGATGCAACCCTTCTGCGGTTCTTGACGCTGCGAACATCAGTCGGTATCGCCTGCGTGGCGACGTAGAGAATTCGGCTCAAGCGTTCATTAAAGCGTTAGGTTTTCAATGTCTGGGTTTGGGACCATACCCTCTGTTGGCAGCCCAAGCGTCGGCGGTACTCGGTGGAACCGCTGAACTTGCGCGCAACCATTGTGTTGCTATTAGCCCAGAGCGAGGTCCAATAGATGGTTACTACGAGTTCATGACTGATCTACCACTTGAGCCAACCCATCCTATCGATGCAGGATTAAATCGCTTTTGTCATTCTTGCCATAAATGCGCCGATTTCTGCCCACCCCAAGTTATTACTTACGATAAGGAACCATCTTGGGATCCCCCACAAAAAGCATTCGAACATGAACAAGGCATCCCGCCTCGGACGAGCGCCCCAAACAAATGTGCCGGAAGGGGTAAAAAGGTATTTTGGAGCGATTCGCCGGCTTGTAACTATTACAATGCTTATAGCGGGCTGCCTGCCCAATGCGGAATGTGCATGTCTACTTGTACCTTTAACGTGAATACCGGTGCCATGGTGCACCAGGTTGTAAAAGGCATTGTAGGTACGACTGATATTTTCAATGGTTTGTTCTATCAGGGTGCCAAGACCTTTGGGTACGGAGCTTCAACCAATAAAGTAGATAGTTGGTGGGCGCAGGATTATCCAGCTTATGGTTATGACACAGTGGCTGGCTCCCACAATGGAGGCTATTGA
- a CDS encoding B12-binding domain-containing radical SAM protein, whose product MKVLLVNAASPTYQAYYNKARCTLANGLLYIAATLERAGHEVQIYDGFVDERKPEDFVEWKPALIGFSVIAGPYLEGSILQSKQFKALLPDVKIAWGNLQPTVLPAQCVIEPYVDFVVMGAGEYTMLDLVTHLETGTPALSEIKGLGYKVDGKPVINERRPFIKNLDELPDPAWHLVKMERYSEIGLSTSRGCAYKCAYCYHSAFDRGYASELSAERVVEQLERVQKLYNAKFVRFNEDNFAFNRKRLRQVCKILIERKNKVKWACESRADLSEADIILMKKAGCVAMGLGPETGSQRMLDFIQKGISLEQMEKTFWLLTKHKIRIVIYLIYGFPTETVEDMKSTRSMLDRLDNPAYLLSRFIPIPGSVLYDYCVNNNLIKAPQSLEEWPEFIVSHGHKVNLSQVPQEMIDEYVAHFNHTYAKVRFMFTVRHNPAYFLLAFTNPAKLYREMKELLKYHLHMNKLQKIRREQYASVFNGKSVSPEPASLKPRCST is encoded by the coding sequence ATGAAAGTCTTACTGGTTAACGCCGCCTCGCCGACCTATCAGGCTTATTACAACAAGGCTCGCTGTACCCTGGCTAATGGCCTCCTGTACATCGCCGCCACACTCGAGCGGGCAGGCCATGAGGTGCAGATCTACGACGGATTCGTCGATGAGAGGAAGCCTGAGGATTTTGTGGAGTGGAAACCTGCCCTCATCGGCTTTTCGGTGATCGCCGGGCCTTACCTCGAAGGCTCCATCCTCCAGTCGAAGCAGTTCAAGGCATTACTGCCCGATGTTAAGATCGCCTGGGGAAATCTACAACCCACCGTCCTCCCCGCCCAGTGTGTTATAGAGCCATATGTTGATTTCGTCGTCATGGGCGCCGGCGAGTACACCATGCTCGACTTGGTTACACATCTCGAGACTGGGACTCCTGCCCTCTCCGAGATAAAAGGTCTTGGCTATAAGGTGGACGGCAAGCCGGTTATCAATGAGAGAAGGCCTTTCATCAAGAACCTCGATGAACTCCCTGATCCTGCCTGGCATCTGGTCAAGATGGAGAGGTATTCGGAGATCGGCCTTTCAACTTCAAGAGGGTGTGCTTACAAATGTGCTTACTGTTACCACAGTGCCTTCGACCGGGGATATGCTTCAGAGCTTTCAGCAGAAAGGGTCGTCGAGCAGCTTGAGAGAGTGCAGAAACTTTACAATGCCAAGTTTGTCCGCTTCAACGAAGACAATTTCGCCTTCAACAGAAAGCGTCTTCGCCAGGTGTGCAAGATCCTCATCGAACGCAAGAACAAGGTGAAGTGGGCCTGCGAGTCACGTGCCGACCTATCTGAAGCCGACATTATCCTGATGAAAAAAGCCGGCTGTGTCGCCATGGGTCTTGGACCCGAGACCGGCTCCCAGAGGATGCTGGACTTCATCCAGAAGGGTATCTCTCTTGAGCAGATGGAGAAGACCTTCTGGCTCCTGACCAAGCACAAGATCAGGATCGTCATTTATCTTATCTATGGCTTCCCGACGGAGACAGTGGAGGATATGAAATCGACAAGATCCATGCTCGACCGGCTGGATAACCCGGCTTATCTCCTATCTCGCTTCATCCCCATCCCTGGCAGCGTGCTCTATGACTACTGTGTCAACAACAATCTTATCAAGGCACCCCAGAGCTTGGAAGAGTGGCCGGAATTCATCGTTTCTCACGGCCACAAGGTCAATTTGAGCCAGGTGCCCCAGGAGATGATCGACGAGTATGTCGCCCATTTCAACCATACCTACGCCAAAGTTCGGTTCATGTTTACAGTGCGGCATAATCCGGCCTATTTCCTGCTGGCTTTCACCAATCCAGCCAAACTCTACCGGGAGATGAAGGAACTCCTGAAATACCACTTGCATATGAATAAGCTGCAGAAAATCCGCAGAGAACAATATGCCAGCGTGTTCAACGGCAAGTCTGTATCGCCTGAGCCCGCGTCCCTGAAGCCGAGATGTTCTACCTAG
- a CDS encoding B12-binding domain-containing radical SAM protein codes for MKVLLVTSATPAYRQYYSQAYTNLPNGLLYIASALERAGHEVRIYDGFVDEREPKDFVAFNPDLIGFSVITGPNLEGSVAQSREFKSLLPEATIAWGNVHPSIMVEQTLAEDSVDFVVIGAGEFTLLELLEHLRIGSPSLDSIKGLAFRRDGNVIVNERREFIKDLESMPDPAWHLVDVKKYSVIGLNTSRGCAHHCAFCYNKTYNQGYVGFLGAERIISQIKHLKEKYGAKYIRFNEDNFTFNRKRLRELCRLLIEEKLKINWSCDSRADLSDTDIALMKKAGCVAVGLGLETGSQRMLDFIQKDITVPEMEKTFWSLVKAGIRTSVYIMYGFPTETVTDFQATQRMLKDLDDPYYMYNRFVPFPGSVLFDYCVKHGLVTLPEKLEGWPEYLMRFSNQINISEVPEEMLSEAAAHWRATYAVQRFRFTLKHNPSYFLTAFTDPKKFSRELWELVKYHTQVNGFYKVVKKKLSGETKEQTLVPVAATTRR; via the coding sequence ATGAAAGTCCTGCTCGTCACCTCGGCTACCCCGGCTTATCGGCAGTATTACTCGCAGGCATACACCAACCTGCCCAACGGCCTGCTGTATATTGCCTCTGCCTTAGAGAGGGCTGGCCATGAGGTCCGGATCTACGACGGTTTCGTCGACGAGCGGGAGCCGAAGGATTTTGTCGCCTTCAACCCCGACCTGATCGGTTTTTCGGTCATCACCGGGCCCAACCTCGAGGGCTCGGTAGCCCAGTCCAGGGAATTCAAATCGCTTCTGCCGGAAGCCACGATCGCCTGGGGCAATGTCCACCCTTCTATCATGGTGGAGCAGACACTGGCTGAAGATTCCGTTGATTTCGTTGTTATCGGCGCGGGTGAGTTTACTCTGCTAGAACTTCTTGAGCACTTGAGAATCGGTTCCCCTTCTCTCGACTCTATCAAAGGTCTTGCCTTCAGGCGCGATGGCAATGTTATCGTCAACGAACGCCGCGAGTTCATCAAAGACCTGGAATCCATGCCGGACCCGGCCTGGCACCTGGTGGACGTCAAGAAGTATTCCGTTATTGGCTTAAACACATCCCGTGGCTGCGCTCACCACTGCGCCTTCTGCTACAACAAGACCTACAACCAGGGATACGTCGGCTTCCTCGGTGCTGAGCGGATCATCTCCCAGATAAAGCACCTCAAAGAGAAGTACGGAGCGAAGTACATCCGCTTCAACGAAGATAACTTCACATTTAATCGGAAGAGACTACGCGAGCTCTGCAGACTCCTCATCGAGGAGAAACTCAAAATCAACTGGAGTTGTGATTCAAGGGCTGATCTATCCGACACCGATATCGCCTTGATGAAGAAAGCTGGCTGTGTCGCCGTCGGTCTTGGCCTTGAGACAGGATCCCAGCGGATGCTGGACTTCATTCAGAAAGATATCACCGTGCCTGAAATGGAGAAGACTTTCTGGAGCTTGGTTAAAGCCGGGATTCGTACCTCTGTCTACATCATGTACGGTTTCCCCACCGAGACCGTAACTGATTTTCAGGCTACTCAAAGAATGCTGAAGGACCTCGATGATCCCTACTATATGTACAACCGTTTCGTCCCCTTCCCCGGCAGCGTCCTCTTCGATTACTGTGTCAAGCACGGTCTGGTCACCCTTCCCGAGAAACTGGAAGGCTGGCCGGAATACCTCATGAGATTCAGCAACCAGATCAACATCTCTGAAGTACCGGAGGAGATGTTGAGCGAGGCCGCCGCTCACTGGAGAGCGACCTACGCTGTCCAGCGTTTCCGCTTTACTCTGAAGCACAACCCGTCCTACTTCCTCACCGCCTTCACTGATCCAAAGAAGTTTTCCAGGGAACTCTGGGAGCTTGTCAAGTACCACACCCAGGTCAACGGCTTCTACAAGGTGGTTAAAAAGAAGCTCTCCGGTGAAACCAAAGAGCAGACGCTTGTTCCCGTCGCTGCAACGACAAGGAGGTAA
- a CDS encoding reductive dehalogenase: protein MFHSTVSRRQFMKALGLGGAGVGVTSLVRPVFHDLDELISDGAAHSGRPWWVKEVDKPTIDIDYSLMHRHDSTLQGQSSYMRAYYLGKDRVLASATTGAAYEKAQIAAGKPGWDTRFQALNNAYKRVAAATAPTWAETTVPAPSKSPAERGEPKWTGTPEEGTLLLRTAIRMYGGELMYPVEMSQEDKDHVVFANSDKANGDQYIDAWPPPATAARPIVFEAVDQPYSTTTKLVIPSNQDVFEWSMTMGGANELWRLAPTPCGSLANANTFNNVANCHASTYSFLRYLGYWMIGVIGNDTTYIGSEGAVAVLSGLGEASRQQLYTLTPEKGAPGRLYTPATNLPMASSKPIDAGLFRFCHSCHKCADHCPPGAISQAKEPTFERDAATAGSRDPASQPGYAGKTARWSVDGTKAFIQDSPLCRQFGLETGRCLVCWAECTFTTNRGSQIHQVIRSVISNFSALNGQAYKLGDLFGYGAWPRTAPDKIDHFFEYDLPVLGQDSTIPAHDGGYSKWKSPPFL from the coding sequence ATGTTTCACAGTACTGTGAGCCGCAGGCAGTTCATGAAAGCCCTCGGCTTGGGTGGCGCCGGTGTAGGCGTCACATCCCTGGTTAGGCCCGTTTTTCACGATCTGGACGAACTCATATCAGATGGTGCCGCCCATTCGGGACGGCCATGGTGGGTCAAAGAGGTCGATAAACCGACCATCGATATCGATTACAGCCTGATGCACCGGCACGATTCCACTCTCCAGGGGCAATCATCTTACATGCGTGCCTACTACCTGGGTAAAGACCGCGTGCTGGCCAGTGCGACCACTGGTGCGGCTTACGAAAAAGCCCAGATCGCCGCCGGTAAGCCTGGCTGGGACACACGATTTCAGGCTCTGAATAACGCCTATAAGCGGGTCGCCGCAGCAACGGCCCCAACTTGGGCTGAAACAACCGTTCCTGCCCCATCAAAATCACCGGCGGAGCGCGGCGAGCCGAAGTGGACCGGTACACCAGAGGAAGGCACTCTGTTGCTACGGACTGCCATCCGCATGTACGGCGGCGAATTGATGTATCCGGTAGAGATGTCCCAGGAAGATAAGGACCACGTTGTCTTTGCCAATAGCGATAAGGCTAATGGTGACCAGTATATCGATGCCTGGCCTCCGCCTGCCACAGCTGCCCGACCGATAGTGTTCGAAGCCGTGGATCAGCCATATTCGACTACCACCAAACTCGTGATCCCATCAAACCAGGATGTTTTCGAATGGAGCATGACCATGGGTGGCGCTAACGAGTTGTGGCGGCTGGCGCCTACGCCCTGTGGCAGTTTAGCCAACGCCAACACGTTTAACAACGTAGCTAACTGCCATGCGTCTACCTATAGTTTCCTGAGGTATCTCGGCTATTGGATGATAGGCGTTATCGGTAATGATACAACTTATATTGGATCAGAGGGGGCGGTCGCTGTCCTATCAGGACTTGGTGAAGCTTCCCGCCAGCAGCTTTATACCTTAACACCGGAAAAGGGTGCTCCCGGCCGGCTTTATACCCCTGCCACCAATCTTCCCATGGCCTCCAGTAAGCCAATCGATGCTGGTCTTTTCCGTTTTTGCCACAGCTGTCACAAGTGCGCTGATCACTGTCCGCCTGGCGCTATTTCCCAGGCTAAAGAACCCACCTTCGAACGTGATGCAGCCACTGCCGGTAGTCGTGATCCTGCGTCACAACCGGGTTATGCAGGCAAGACTGCACGGTGGTCCGTCGATGGGACAAAAGCCTTCATTCAGGACAGCCCGTTGTGCCGCCAGTTCGGTCTTGAGACTGGCCGTTGCCTGGTGTGCTGGGCGGAATGTACCTTTACTACCAATCGCGGCTCCCAGATTCATCAGGTCATCCGCAGTGTCATCTCCAATTTTAGCGCTCTGAATGGTCAAGCCTATAAGCTCGGTGATCTCTTTGGTTATGGCGCTTGGCCTCGGACTGCTCCTGATAAGATCGACCATTTCTTCGAGTACGATCTGCCGGTCCTTGGTCAGGATTCAACCATCCCTGCCCATGATGGTGGTTATAGCAAATGGAAGAGTCCTCCATTCCTATAA
- a CDS encoding radical SAM protein, whose protein sequence is MLTMVYNIAFADSIKQAYLHFRGCNIACRGCILRKIPFDSMLDRNMDLYLAEPDGEASMPNRFIDFDGVIDTLVDLEARSVLFEGQEASLDPAMPLIAETLHRRLSTTNILLTNGLNMPDLAHVDRVAFGLKAFDEDLHIDYTGHSNQLILKNFKRIYDSGVPMLAETVVIPGYIDSEEIEKLARFIASIDSGMLYHLDAYSRVADNPWPRATVEDVEKAALAARKHLNNVHFLRDAPREFSVRSIFPTEAELDFAEQPSIKSARIPVLV, encoded by the coding sequence ATGCTAACCATGGTTTATAATATCGCCTTTGCCGACTCGATTAAGCAGGCTTACCTTCATTTCCGCGGCTGCAACATCGCCTGCCGGGGCTGCATCCTTCGCAAGATTCCCTTCGATTCCATGCTTGACCGCAACATGGATCTCTATCTGGCGGAACCGGACGGTGAAGCCTCGATGCCCAACCGGTTCATTGATTTCGACGGGGTTATCGATACCTTGGTCGACCTTGAAGCCAGGTCGGTCCTCTTTGAAGGCCAGGAAGCCTCCCTCGATCCGGCGATGCCGTTGATCGCCGAAACACTGCACCGCAGGCTTTCAACGACGAATATCCTCCTCACCAATGGGCTAAACATGCCGGATCTGGCTCATGTCGACAGAGTGGCCTTTGGATTGAAGGCTTTCGATGAAGATCTCCATATTGACTATACCGGGCATTCTAACCAATTGATCCTCAAGAACTTTAAGCGAATCTACGATTCCGGAGTGCCTATGCTGGCAGAAACTGTAGTCATCCCGGGCTACATAGACTCGGAAGAGATCGAAAAGTTAGCCAGGTTCATCGCCTCAATTGATTCAGGGATGCTTTATCACCTCGATGCCTATTCAAGGGTCGCCGATAACCCCTGGCCCAGGGCGACCGTCGAAGACGTTGAAAAGGCTGCGTTGGCCGCTCGCAAGCACCTCAACAATGTTCATTTCCTGCGTGACGCCCCTAGGGAATTCAGCGTTAGGAGCATTTTCCCCACTGAAGCTGAATTGGATTTTGCCGAACAGCCTAGTATCAAGAGTGCCAGGATACCAGTGCTGGTTTAG